The proteins below come from a single Miscanthus floridulus cultivar M001 chromosome 1, ASM1932011v1, whole genome shotgun sequence genomic window:
- the LOC136462188 gene encoding uncharacterized protein has protein sequence MVDLIVGPKRLTKILMYGGSGLNIIYAKTLDEMGIDRTRLRPTRAPFHGIVAEKQAMPLGQIDLPITFGDPSNYRTETLIFEVVGFLGTFHAILGRPCYAKFMVVPNYTYLKLKISGPGGIITVGTSFQRAYECKVECCGHAATIVTSEELVAIKKEVTEEAPDTKKSTGSFEPTEGSREVLIDPRSTEGKTVRVGTTLFSE, from the coding sequence atggtcgacctgaTCGTCGGcccgaagcggctcaccaaaatactgatgtatggaggcagtggcctcaacatcatttacgccaagacgctcgatgaaatgggcatcgaccgaacacgcctccgcccaacccgagcacctttccacggcatcgtggccGAAaaacaggccatgccacttgggcagatcgatctgcccattaccttcgGGGATCcgtccaattataggacggaaACTCTCatcttcgaggtggtcgggttcctcggaaccttccacgccatcctgggacgtccatgctacgcgaagttcatggtcgtccccaactatacatacctcaagctaaaaatatCGGGCCCTGGCGGGATCATCACTGTCggtacctccttccagcgcgcctatgagtgcaaggtcgagTGTTGCGGTCATGCTGCAACAATCGTCACCTCCGAAGAGCTCGtcgccatcaagaaggaggtcaccgaagaagcgcccgacaccAAGAAGTCGACTGGGTCGTTCGAGCCTACAGAGGGTTCTAGagaagtcctcatagaccccaggagCACCGAGGGTAAAACAGTGCGCGTTGGTACCACGCTTTTCTCCGAATAG